From a single Helicovermis profundi genomic region:
- a CDS encoding acyl-CoA dehydratase activase, with the protein MNILGIDMGSREVKIVIYKEDKIIYKNKISTMSFYRDYCEYDEKLKVNIKKITNLKIDRAVSTGYGKNNTDLSDFVQINEIKAHAYGAMHQLKEDDFILLDVGGQDVKAIKIEKGIVTDLDLNDKCAASCGRYLENMANVLEVTLETMSSHTENPINLNSTCAVFSESELIGKIAEGVSVERLCAGVNYSMYKRLRPLLSKFLGKKLVVSGGVAKNNAIRDFLKQDYNEVITLDMPEFNGAIGCCIYANNRFGGK; encoded by the coding sequence ATGAATATTTTAGGTATTGATATGGGTTCTAGAGAAGTAAAAATTGTTATATATAAAGAAGATAAAATTATTTATAAAAATAAGATTAGTACTATGAGTTTCTACAGAGATTATTGTGAATATGATGAAAAACTAAAAGTAAATATAAAAAAAATTACAAATTTAAAGATTGATAGAGCGGTTTCAACAGGTTATGGAAAAAATAATACAGATTTAAGTGATTTTGTTCAAATAAATGAGATAAAAGCACATGCTTACGGGGCAATGCATCAATTAAAAGAAGATGATTTTATTTTGCTTGATGTAGGTGGACAAGATGTAAAAGCAATTAAAATTGAAAAGGGAATTGTTACTGATTTGGATTTAAATGATAAATGCGCTGCCTCGTGTGGTAGATATTTAGAAAATATGGCAAATGTTCTGGAAGTAACGCTTGAAACTATGTCATCGCATACAGAAAATCCAATTAATTTAAATTCAACTTGTGCTGTTTTTTCAGAGTCAGAATTAATTGGTAAAATTGCAGAAGGCGTTTCAGTTGAAAGACTATGCGCTGGAGTGAATTATTCCATGTACAAAAGATTAAGGCCGCTTCTTAGTAAGTTTTTAGGAAAAAAATTAGTTGTAAGTGGTGGTGTAGCAAAAAATAATGCTATTAGAGATTTTTTAAAGCAAGATTACAATGAAGTAATAACTTTAGATATGCCAGAATTTAATGGCGCTATTGGTTGTTGCATATATGCGAATAATAGATTTGGAGGAAAATAA
- a CDS encoding nucleoside-triphosphatase, translating to MFLTGDINVGKSTIINNYLSLIKYDNVSGFKTLPFYENSDLKGYYMEDLLEENLVHNKKMGFLEKNVTNIDKKSIVGINEYHGLGKKCYGFPINYDEYGVKILKKSFFSSANIIIMDELGFFERKSKKFTKEVFKILKSDKRVLGVIKKRRNEFLDGVVNLENVKVIEVTLSNRDKILDEIILEWGI from the coding sequence ATATTTTTAACGGGAGATATAAATGTTGGTAAATCAACAATTATCAATAATTATTTAAGCTTGATTAAATATGATAATGTCTCAGGATTCAAAACACTACCTTTCTATGAGAATTCAGACCTTAAAGGTTATTACATGGAAGATTTATTAGAAGAGAATTTAGTGCATAATAAAAAAATGGGATTTTTAGAGAAGAATGTAACAAATATTGATAAAAAAAGTATTGTAGGTATAAACGAATACCATGGATTGGGAAAAAAATGCTATGGGTTTCCTATAAATTATGATGAATATGGTGTTAAAATTTTAAAAAAATCTTTTTTTTCTTCAGCAAATATTATTATAATGGATGAATTAGGTTTTTTTGAAAGAAAATCTAAAAAGTTTACTAAAGAAGTATTTAAAATACTAAAAAGTGATAAAAGGGTACTTGGTGTTATTAAGAAAAGACGTAATGAATTCCTTGATGGAGTTGTAAATTTAGAAAATGTTAAAGTAATTGAAGTTACACTTAGTAATAGAGATAAAATTTTAGATGAAATTATTTTAGAGTGGGGGATTTAA
- the queD gene encoding 6-carboxytetrahydropterin synthase QueD has protein sequence MYLLKSESSFDSAHFLHGYKGKCSNIHGHRWRVEANVYADELQEKGELKGMVIDFGDIKSALKDIADFFDHSLIYEKGTLNLELIKLLNNENFRLIEVKFRPTAENFAKHIFDLLEEKEFNVVSVTVYETPSNSATYVK, from the coding sequence ATGTACTTATTAAAATCAGAATCAAGTTTTGATAGTGCTCATTTTTTACATGGGTACAAAGGCAAATGCAGTAATATACATGGACATAGATGGAGAGTTGAAGCAAATGTTTATGCAGATGAACTTCAGGAAAAAGGAGAACTTAAAGGGATGGTGATAGACTTTGGAGATATAAAATCAGCTCTTAAAGATATTGCTGATTTTTTTGACCATAGTTTAATATATGAAAAGGGAACATTAAACTTAGAATTAATAAAACTTTTAAATAATGAAAATTTTAGATTGATTGAAGTTAAATTTAGACCAACTGCAGAAAATTTTGCAAAGCATATTTTTGATCTTTTAGAAGAAAAAGAGTTTAACGTTGTAAGTGTAACAGTATATGAAACACCAAGTAATTCTGCTACATATGTTAAGTAG
- a CDS encoding DUF975 family protein, with product MSIDTNSLALNKDLRAKSREDLKGNWGKAVLTYLVYMVILVPIALIPLVGNFVMLFLEPPLILGMIIFYLNIVRKNDPEIKNVFLGFSYYGKSLGVFLLVILYTFLWSILLIIPGIIKAYSYSMTFYIVADNPEVGFNEAIRLSSKMMNGSKFKLFTLQLSFIGWGLLSLLTLGIGSIWVSVYQMTAMANFYEDLKRNYIDEDIFENNNNQEEIKINLEK from the coding sequence ATGAGCATAGATACAAATAGTTTAGCACTAAATAAAGATCTTAGAGCTAAATCAAGAGAAGATTTAAAGGGAAATTGGGGAAAAGCAGTTTTAACTTATTTAGTTTATATGGTAATTTTGGTACCAATTGCATTAATTCCACTAGTAGGTAATTTTGTAATGCTATTTCTTGAACCACCTTTAATCCTTGGTATGATTATTTTTTATTTGAATATTGTTAGAAAAAATGATCCAGAAATAAAGAATGTATTTTTAGGCTTTTCTTACTATGGTAAATCACTTGGTGTTTTTCTTTTAGTTATTTTATATACTTTTCTTTGGTCTATTTTATTAATTATACCAGGCATAATTAAAGCGTATAGTTATTCGATGACATTTTATATTGTAGCAGATAATCCTGAAGTTGGCTTTAATGAAGCTATAAGATTAAGTAGTAAAATGATGAATGGTTCAAAATTTAAGTTATTTACTCTACAACTAAGTTTTATTGGATGGGGATTATTATCATTACTGACACTCGGAATCGGCTCAATATGGGTAAGTGTTTATCAAATGACTGCAATGGCTAATTTCTATGAAGATTTAAAGAGAAATTATATAGACGAAGATATTTTTGAAAATAATAATAATCAAGAAGAAATCAAAATAAATTTAGAAAAATAA
- a CDS encoding MFS transporter, whose protein sequence is MNLLNKVLKPYKSLPKEVYIIFFARMINAAGMFVFPLLTLLLTKKIGLKTDYVGYIIALMGIVFSVTSLIGGKLVDSFGRKKVIIIFDSLAIISFIMCSFLKPSMLMVGLIILAGSFMGMSDPGHNALLADVTSPENRDGSYSLSYLGFNIGFILGPMIGGMLFDKHLKLFFIIDAVTAFISLMLIVFFIGETIGMTEDIDESRNMEQKVEGSILKVILKRPILLVFSLILLGYNFTYSQWGFLMPYHASQNFTDGVAFYGKIASLNGFVVMVFTPILTYLFIKKTNINKVAFGGILYTLGFGMLGFYDTKLGFIISAFTFTLGEILITTGFMPFIANHTPSSHRGRMSSVLPMIMGLGYVLGPVIVGKMILFESISYAWKIIGLVMFVSTLFMYMLLIWEGKKSKIAKNYQKQVQEDFM, encoded by the coding sequence TTGAATTTACTAAATAAAGTGTTAAAACCATATAAATCACTTCCAAAAGAAGTTTATATTATATTTTTTGCAAGGATGATTAATGCAGCAGGGATGTTTGTATTTCCACTACTTACACTATTGCTTACAAAAAAAATAGGACTCAAAACAGACTATGTTGGTTATATTATTGCACTAATGGGGATTGTGTTTTCTGTGACGTCATTAATTGGAGGTAAATTAGTAGATAGTTTTGGAAGAAAAAAAGTCATTATTATTTTTGACTCACTTGCAATTATAAGTTTTATTATGTGTTCATTTCTTAAGCCGAGTATGCTGATGGTTGGTCTTATAATACTTGCAGGGTCCTTTATGGGTATGAGTGATCCAGGGCATAATGCTCTTCTTGCAGATGTTACATCACCAGAAAATCGTGATGGATCATATTCTTTAAGTTATTTAGGATTTAATATAGGATTTATTTTAGGACCTATGATTGGCGGGATGTTATTTGATAAACATCTAAAATTATTTTTTATAATTGATGCAGTGACAGCATTCATAAGTTTAATGCTAATAGTATTTTTTATTGGTGAAACAATTGGTATGACAGAGGATATTGATGAAAGTAGAAATATGGAACAAAAAGTTGAAGGTTCAATATTAAAAGTTATATTAAAAAGACCAATATTATTAGTATTTTCTTTAATATTATTAGGTTATAATTTTACCTATTCTCAGTGGGGATTTTTAATGCCTTATCATGCAAGTCAAAATTTTACTGATGGTGTAGCATTTTATGGTAAAATTGCAAGTTTAAACGGATTTGTAGTGATGGTATTTACACCAATATTAACTTATTTGTTTATTAAAAAGACAAATATAAATAAAGTGGCTTTTGGTGGTATATTGTACACCTTAGGTTTTGGAATGCTTGGTTTTTATGATACTAAGTTAGGATTTATTATTTCAGCTTTTACATTTACACTAGGTGAAATACTTATAACTACTGGTTTTATGCCATTTATTGCAAATCATACACCATCTTCACACAGAGGTAGGATGAGTTCGGTTTTACCAATGATAATGGGGTTAGGATATGTACTTGGACCAGTTATAGTTGGGAAAATGATATTATTTGAATCTATTTCTTATGCTTGGAAAATTATTGGTCTTGTAATGTTTGTATCAACCTTATTTATGTATATGCTACTTATTTGGGAAGGGAAAAAATCTAAAATAGCTAAAAATTACCAAAAACAAGTTCAAGAAGATTTTATGTAA
- the queC gene encoding 7-cyano-7-deazaguanine synthase QueC: protein MSKSKAVVVFSGGQDSTTCLFWAKKRYDEVIAVSFDYGQKHIKELDCAKKICKDHFIEHHILDMSLLNQLAPNSLTRADMEVEKEAKDGELPNSFVEGRNMLFFTFVAIFAKGRGIKDIITGVSQSDFSGYPDCRDIFVKSLNVSLNLAMDYEFIISTPLMWIDKEATWKMAYELGVLDLVKNETLTCYNGIVGDGCGECPSCKLRQKGYDNFIRNNK from the coding sequence ATGAGTAAATCAAAAGCAGTAGTAGTTTTTTCTGGTGGACAAGATAGTACAACCTGTCTATTTTGGGCAAAAAAGAGATATGATGAAGTTATAGCAGTTTCATTTGATTATGGTCAAAAACATATTAAAGAACTAGATTGTGCAAAAAAAATATGTAAAGATCATTTTATTGAACATCATATTTTAGATATGAGTCTACTTAACCAATTGGCACCTAATTCATTAACTAGAGCGGATATGGAAGTAGAAAAAGAAGCGAAAGATGGCGAGCTTCCAAATTCCTTTGTAGAGGGAAGAAATATGCTTTTCTTTACTTTTGTAGCTATTTTTGCTAAAGGAAGAGGCATTAAAGATATAATTACAGGAGTATCACAAAGTGATTTTTCTGGTTATCCTGATTGTAGAGATATTTTTGTTAAATCTCTTAATGTTTCATTAAATCTTGCAATGGATTATGAATTTATTATAAGTACTCCTCTTATGTGGATAGATAAAGAAGCAACATGGAAAATGGCATATGAACTTGGAGTATTAGATCTTGTTAAGAATGAAACATTAACATGTTATAATGGTATAGTTGGTGATGGCTGCGGAGAATGTCCTTCATGTAAACTTAGACAAAAGGGATACGATAATTTTATTAGAAATAATAAGTAA
- a CDS encoding MFS transporter gives MKLFSIYRNLSRSVYILFLAQVINRMGGFVMPFLTFFLVQKMGVSVVESGTIVSIVAIMTLPGSQVGGYLSDKIGRKITYLIMQTLAGVFLLPIPFLNNILFITIFLSGAMFFNGAVRPSISAIVADSVNPKNRQAGYSLIYLGINIGVAIGPIIAGFLFNNFLTLLFLGDAFSSFIAVILVFIFIKKTNQNNIVASKEEEHSEENIINILRKKPNFLFFLLISTLLSFIYSQHRFALPLMLNTLFLSKGPTYFGFIMSVNAITVLVVSAILLKLTKDFKPLINMSIAGITYALGFGMIFFINNFFMFIVSTFIWTIGEVLIVTNSGVYIANNSPINYRGRFYAISSIAFSLGTTLGIVMSGILIHLFSIRILWLIVSITALLTSIFSYLTAKKQNAIN, from the coding sequence TTGAAATTATTTAGTATTTATAGAAATCTATCAAGAAGTGTTTATATACTTTTTTTAGCACAAGTGATTAATAGAATGGGTGGATTTGTAATGCCCTTTTTAACTTTTTTCCTTGTACAAAAAATGGGAGTATCCGTTGTTGAATCTGGAACAATAGTTTCAATTGTTGCAATTATGACATTACCAGGATCACAAGTTGGTGGTTATCTATCAGATAAAATAGGCAGAAAAATCACATATTTAATTATGCAAACCTTGGCAGGAGTTTTTTTACTACCAATTCCATTTTTAAATAATATTTTATTTATTACAATTTTTCTAAGCGGTGCTATGTTTTTTAATGGTGCAGTTCGTCCGTCAATTAGCGCTATAGTTGCTGATAGTGTTAATCCTAAAAACAGACAAGCAGGATATTCACTTATATATTTAGGAATCAATATTGGTGTAGCCATCGGTCCAATTATTGCTGGATTTCTATTTAACAATTTTCTAACTCTTCTTTTTTTAGGTGATGCTTTTTCTTCTTTTATTGCAGTTATACTTGTATTCATTTTTATTAAGAAAACTAATCAAAATAATATAGTTGCAAGCAAAGAAGAAGAACATAGTGAAGAAAACATTATTAATATATTAAGAAAAAAACCAAACTTTTTATTTTTTCTTTTAATATCAACTTTACTTAGTTTTATTTATTCACAACACAGATTTGCTCTACCTTTAATGTTAAATACATTGTTTTTATCAAAAGGTCCAACTTATTTTGGTTTTATTATGAGTGTTAATGCCATTACAGTACTAGTAGTTTCTGCTATTCTCTTAAAATTAACAAAAGATTTTAAACCTCTTATTAATATGTCAATTGCAGGTATTACTTACGCACTTGGTTTTGGAATGATTTTTTTTATTAACAATTTTTTTATGTTTATAGTTTCTACTTTTATTTGGACAATTGGAGAAGTACTTATTGTTACAAATTCAGGAGTATATATTGCAAATAATTCACCTATAAATTATAGAGGACGTTTTTACGCTATAAGTTCTATTGCTTTTTCACTTGGTACAACTCTTGGAATTGTAATGTCTGGAATCCTAATACATTTGTTCTCTATTAGAATTCTTTGGCTAATTGTGTCAATAACTGCCTTACTCACTTCAATATTTTCGTATTTAACTGCTAAAAAACAAAATGCAATCAATTAA
- a CDS encoding 2-hydroxyacyl-CoA dehydratase family protein: MKKIGVTTTVPSEILIAAGYKIVDLNNLFITSKDYKKYIDIAEKDGFPKSLCAWIKGIYGACISNNIKEIIGVIEGDCSNTKVLTTILEKKGIKVYPFKYPHGRKLIDIKKSLDNLMCLFDVSYEQVEKIRKELNEIRGFARNLDLLTYKEMKTSGFENHLYQVSLSDFNMDHIQFKENLREKINEINLRESRKYKIRLGYIGVPPMTGDIYEFVNKYDAEIIYNEVQREFAFPRANLNEDIYHQYLDYTYPYDFDFRIEEIKKQVKERKLDAIIHYTQAFCYRALEDGLLKDELDIPILSIEGDKENTLDARTKLRIEAFLDMLVDKI, from the coding sequence ATGAAAAAAATTGGTGTAACAACTACAGTACCTTCTGAAATATTAATAGCAGCAGGCTACAAAATAGTTGATTTAAATAATTTATTTATTACAAGTAAAGATTATAAAAAATATATTGATATTGCTGAAAAAGATGGATTTCCTAAAAGTCTATGTGCATGGATAAAGGGAATTTATGGAGCGTGTATATCAAATAATATAAAAGAAATTATAGGAGTAATTGAAGGCGATTGTTCTAATACAAAAGTGTTAACAACAATATTAGAGAAAAAAGGTATTAAAGTATATCCCTTTAAGTATCCTCATGGTAGAAAATTAATAGATATTAAAAAATCACTTGATAACTTAATGTGTCTTTTTGATGTTTCTTATGAGCAAGTAGAAAAAATAAGAAAAGAATTGAATGAAATTAGAGGATTTGCGAGAAACTTAGATTTATTAACCTATAAAGAAATGAAAACTTCAGGTTTTGAAAACCATTTATATCAAGTTTCTTTAAGTGATTTTAATATGGATCATATACAGTTTAAAGAAAATTTAAGGGAAAAAATTAATGAAATTAATTTAAGAGAAAGTAGAAAGTATAAAATTAGATTAGGATATATTGGCGTTCCTCCAATGACAGGAGATATATATGAATTTGTAAATAAATACGATGCTGAAATTATATATAACGAAGTTCAAAGAGAATTTGCATTTCCAAGAGCGAATCTAAATGAAGATATTTATCATCAATATTTGGATTACACTTATCCATATGATTTTGATTTTAGAATTGAAGAAATAAAAAAACAAGTTAAAGAAAGAAAGCTTGATGCAATTATTCATTATACTCAGGCCTTCTGTTATAGGGCACTTGAAGATGGATTATTAAAAGATGAACTTGATATACCAATTTTAAGTATTGAAGGCGACAAAGAAAATACTTTAGATGCTAGAACAAAGCTAAGAATTGAAGCATTTTTAGATATGTTGGTTGATAAGATTTAG